In Elephas maximus indicus isolate mEleMax1 chromosome 7, mEleMax1 primary haplotype, whole genome shotgun sequence, the following proteins share a genomic window:
- the LOC126079196 gene encoding olfactory receptor 52D1-like, with product MSDSNTSDNTLSATLFLTGIPGMEDSHIWIAISFCVMYLVALAGNTSLILVIVTSNTLHEPMYLFLCLLSLTDLALGSTTVPKTLAILWLHAGEISFNGCLAQMFCVHSIYALESSVLLAMAFDRYVAICKPLRYTTILNHGVIGRISFLGLFRSITVVSPFIFLLKRLPYCGHRVMAHTYCEHMGIARLACASITVNVVYGLTVALLAMGLDSILIAISYGFILHAVFRLPSHDARHKTLSTCGSHLGVILVFYIPAFFSFLTHRFGRHRVPKHVHIFLANLYVLVPPVLNPIIYGARTKEIRGQLLQMLRLRKDLV from the coding sequence ATGTCAGATTCTAACACCAGTGATAACACTCTCTCAGCCACTCTCTTTCTGACAGGAATCCCAGGGATGGAGGACAGTCACATCTGGATTGCTATCTCATTTTGTGTCATGTACCTGGTGGCACTAGCTGGAAATACTTCCCTTATTTTGGTCATTGTGACAAGTAATACTCTTCATGAACCCATGTACCTCTTCCTTTGCCTTCTCTCACTCACCGACTTGGCCCTCGGCTCGACCACAGTGCCCAAGACGCTGGCTATTTTGTGGCTCCATGCTGGTGAGATTTCCTTTAATGGCTGCCTGGCCCAGATGTTTTGTGTACATTCTATCTATGCTCTGGAGTCCTCAGTTCTTCTTGCCATGGCCTTTGATCGATACGTGGCTATCTGCAAACCTCTCAGATATACAACCATCCTCAACCATGGTGTCATAGGCAGAATAAGCTTTCTTGGACTATTCCGTAGTATAACTGTTGTTTCCCCCTTCATCTTCTTGCTGAAGCGACTGCCCTACTGTGGGCACCGTGTCATGGCACACACTTACTGTGAGCACATGGGCATTGCTCGACTAGCCTGCGCCAGTATCACTGTCAATGTTGTCTATGGACTGACTGTAGCCCTGCTGGCAATGGGTCTGGATTCCATCCTCATTGCCATATCTTATGGCTTTATCCTCCATGCTGTCTTTCGCCTGCCATCCCATGACGCTCGGCACAAGACTCTGAGTACCTGTGGTTCCCATCTTGGAGTCATCCTGGTTTTCTACATTCCTGCCTTCTTCTCCTTCCTCACTCACCGCTTTGGCAGACACCGTGTCCCCAAGCATGTGCACATCTTTCTGGCTAATCTCTATGTGCTTGTGCCTCCTGTACTCAACCCAATCATCTATGGGGCCAGAACCAAGGAGATCCGGGGTCAACTTCTACAAATGCTTCGCTTGAGGAAGGACTTAGTATAG
- the LOC126079209 gene encoding olfactory receptor 51I2-like: protein MEDNLHNSSELPPFTLTGLPGLETSQHWLFLLLGALYTVSIVGNALILFIIKEQQSLHQPMYYFLSLLSVNDLGVSFSTLPTVLATFCFHLREMSFDSCMAQMFFIHFFSFTESGILLAMSFDRFVAICNPLRYATVLTDAQVLRMGVSVIIRSFCMVFPLPFLLKRLLFCKANVLSHAYCLHPDLIHLPCGDITVNNIFGLFIVISTFGLDSALILFSYVLILHSVLTIASRKEQLKTLITCVSHICAVLVFYVPMVGVSMAARYGMHAPKYVHTLLSLIYLFVPPMLNPVIYSIKTKEIHRRLHKILLGTKF, encoded by the coding sequence ATGGAGGATAACCTTCATAACAGCTCAGAGTTGCCTCCTTTCACACTGACGGGACTCCCAGGGCTAGAGACCTCCCAACACTGGCTGTTTCTGCTGCTTGGTGCTCTCTACACTGTGTCCATTGTGGGCAATGCCCTTATTCTCTTCATTATCAAGGAGCAACAGAGCTTGCATCAGCCTATGTACTATTTCCTGTCCCTGCTATCAGTCAATGACCTAGGTGTGTCCTTTTCCACACTGCCCACTGTGCTGGCCACATTTTGCTTCCACCTAAGGGAAATGAGCTTTGATTCTTGTATGGCTCAAATGTTCTTTATCCACTTCTTCTCCTTCACGGAGTCTGGGATTCTGTTGGCTATGAGCTTTGACCGctttgtggccatctgtaacccgCTAAGGTATGCCACAGTGCTCACTGATGCCCAAGTGTTGCGCATGGGCGTGTCTGTTATCATCCGCAGTTTCTGCATGGTTTTCCCCCTACCTTTCCTTCTGAAGCGGCTACTCTTCTGCAAGGCCAATGTACTCTCCCATGCCTACTGTTTACACCCAGACTTGATCCACCTGCCCTGTGGTGATATCACTGTCAACAATATCTTTGGCCTATTCATTGTCATCTCGACCTTTGGCCTGGACTCTGCACTCATTCTCTTCTCCTATGTGCTCATACTACACTCTGTGCTGACCATTGCCTCCCGGAAGGAGCAGTTAAAGACTCTCATCACATGTGTGTCACACATCTGTGCTGTGCTAGTCTTTTATGTGCCCATGGTTGGTGTATCCATGGCTGCTCGCTATGGGATGCATGCGCCAAAGTATGTACACACACTCTTGTCTCTGATCTACCTCTTTGTGCCTCCAATGCTCAATCCTGTCATTTATTCCATAAAAACCAAAGAGATTCATCGAAGGCTTCATAAAATACTGCTGGGAACCAAATTTTGA
- the LOC126080021 gene encoding olfactory receptor 51I2-like — protein MGNFRINASGAPSFILTGFPGMEAMEPWLYLPFLLLYAISIVGNTLILLIVKEEQSLHQPMYYFLSLLSVNDLGVSFSTLPTVLAVLCFRARVINFNACLAQMFFIHLFSWTESGILLAMSFDRYVAICNPLRYAMVLTKACIVGMGLGTLLRSFVFTLVFPLLLNRLQFCHPQNILSHAYCLHVDMIKLACTDVSVNSHYGLSIVLFTFGLDSALILISYALILRSVLAIASREERLKILNTCVSHILAVLIFYVPMVSVSIVHRFGNGLPHAVHMLMSILYLFVPPILNPIIYSIKTKEIRRRLLKMLFRVKF, from the coding sequence ATGGGCAACTTCAGGATCAATGCTTCGGGTGCTCCCAGCTTCATCCTGACAGGCTTTCCAGGGATGGaggctatggagccctggttatACCTCCCTTTCCTTCTGCTCTATGCCATCTCCATTGTGGGAAACACTCTGATACTCCTCATTGTCAAGGAGGAGCAGAGCTTGCACCAACCCATGTATTACTTCTTGTCATTACTATCAGTCAATGACTTGGGTGTGTCTTTCTCGACGTTGCCCACTGTGCTGGCTGTCCTCTGCTTCCGTGCCCGGGTGATCAACTTTAATGCCTGCCTGGCCCAAATGTTTTTCATTCACCTCTTCTCCTGGACAGAATCTGGCATCCTGTTGGCCATGAGTTTcgatcgctatgtggccatttgcaacCCACTTCGTTATGCTATGGTGCTCACCAAAGCTTGCATTGTGGGTATGGGCCTGGGTACTCTCCTCCGCAGCTTTGTCTTCACCCTGGTCTTTCCATTGCTTCTGAACAGACTGCAGTTCTGTCACCCTCAGAACATCCTTTCCCATGCCTACTGCCTTCATGTTGATATGATTAAGCTGGCATGTACTGATGTCTCCGTCAATAGCCACTATGGGCTGTCCATTGTGTTGTTCACCTTTGGCCTGGACTCTGCACTCATCCTCATATCCTATGCACTCATCCTGAGATCAGTGCTAGCCATTGCCTCCCGTGAGGAGCGACTCAAGATACTCAACACATGTGTTTCCCACATCCTAGCTGTGCTCATCTTCTATGTGCCTATGGTAAGTGTGTCCATTGTGCATCGTTTTGGTAATGGCCTACCTCATGCTGTTCATATGCTCATGTCAATCCTCTACCTCTTTGTGCCTCCCATACTCAATCCTATCATCTATTCCATTAAGACCAAGGAGATACGCCGCAGGCTTCTCAAGATGCTCTTCAGGGTAAAGTTTTGA